In one Juglans regia cultivar Chandler chromosome 11, Walnut 2.0, whole genome shotgun sequence genomic region, the following are encoded:
- the LOC109004087 gene encoding uncharacterized protein LOC109004087, translating to MEDPSEEWNSSEAICGKVSWMLNKGLLLGKKILIAGIVVSSTPLVLPSLLAISAIGLAVSVPSGLILASYACSEKLMRKLFPGTAAPPLLLGFGLVSYDEEICRDEEKEEGVVGFGGEVGMVEGEEDRMEETERMGEMSIELVEKEIEDNTEGKATAGADYGQGRAKKDKKEFVEDVGEYEDEEEEKPLEERIEVKHGLKEEKEEPEIEGKTDEQLLQEGHGLVVVIEGDEGSGNKAGKVETLFQGTTAALEELGCPKKVSGIKEEELLRETRVLTERLRDEGTGDDAEKDYRRRVEERQGGAEDGGDDKDQDFPLNGALDVVISLNTDEREIVDVSGLDLFDVETVVLPKESSTNMGREAAESAERFVSATVHASSLPSEKDIIVPSSEILYNEKEIWEKIDAMRTIVGYKATRQRTCIEELKALYIFTGVELPASASFKDPSDLGKVYESLQFLMSIVGVK from the exons ATGGAAGACCCAAGTGAGGAGTGGAACTCATCTGAAGCGATTTGTGGCAAGGTCAGTTGGATGTTGAACAAGGGACTGCTACTAGGAAAGAAGATTTTGATCGCGGGTATCGTAGTTTCGTCCACGCCATTGGTTCTTCCTTCACTATTGGCTATTTCAGCGATTGGGTTAGCTGTTTCAGTCCCTTCTGGGCTGATCTTGGCAAGCTATGCTTGCTCTGAGAAACTTATGAGAAAGTTGTTCCCAGGAACAGCAGCCCCTCCACTTCTGCTGGGTTTTGGACTGGTCTCTTATGATGAAGAAATATGTAGggatgaagaaaaggaagagggagTTGTCGGGTTTGGAGGAGAAGTTGGTATGGTTGAAGGGGAAGAAGACCGTATGGAGGAGACAGAGAGAATGGGTGAGATGAGCATTGAATTGGTTGAGAAGGAAATTGAGGATAATACTGAAGGGAAAGCCACAGCAGGGGCTGATTATGGGCAAGGACGTGCAAAGAAGGACAAGAAAGAATTTGTAGAAGATGTTGGGGAGTatgaagatgaggaggaggaaaaGCCTTTGGAAGAGAGAATTGAAGTCAAACATGGACtgaaagaagagaaggaagaaccTGAAATTGAAGGAAAGACGGATGAACAGCTACTGCAAGAGGGGCATGGACTTGTGGTTGTAATCGAGGGAGATGAGGGAAGTGGCAACAAAGCTGGAAAAGTGGAGACACTGTTTCAAGGAACAACTGCAGCTTTAGAAGAACTTGGTTGTCCCAAAAAAGTGAGTGGCATTAAAGAAGAGGAATTATTGAGAGAGACAAGGGTACTGACTGAAAGACTCAGGGATGAGGGTACAGGTGATGATGCAGAGAAAGATTACAGACGTCGTGTAGAGGAAAGGCAAGGTGGTGCAGAAGATGGAGGTGATGATAAAGATCAGGATTTCCCTTTAAACGGGGCCCTGGATGTTGTAATTTCCTTAAATACAGATGAAAGAGAGATTGTTGATGTAAGTGGACTCGATCTGTTTGATGTCGAAACTGTAGTCCTTCCCAAAG AATCATCAACTAATATGGGCAGAGAAGCGGCAGAATCTGCGGAGCGTTTTGTTTCAGCTACAGTTCATGCGTCTAGCCTTCCCTCTGAGAAAGACATTATCGTTCCTTCAAGTGAG ATACTGTACAATGAGAAGGAGATCTGGGAAAAGATTGATGCCATGCGAACCATAGTAGGTTATAAAGCCACGCGCCAAAGAACGTGCATAGAGGAACTAAAAGCTCTCTACATCTTCACTGGAGTGGAGCTACCTGCCTCTGCCTCCTTCAAGGACCCCTCTGATCTTGGAAAAGTTTATGAGAGTCTCCAATTTCTCATGTCCATAGTTGGAGTAAAGTAG